From a region of the Zingiber officinale cultivar Zhangliang chromosome 10B, Zo_v1.1, whole genome shotgun sequence genome:
- the LOC122030391 gene encoding G-type lectin S-receptor-like serine/threonine-protein kinase SD2-5 has translation MYTAFELAIAATTDYLKSKGQLPDSAAIPAKDHATLLSSIPKQHVRFQWRRIRSHSVLSSVISIVFFVVVVVLICKCISKLGSPVINVNAAIPVASSTTPSYPTITNEKILNKTVEDFLNEIAGEKPIRFTSQQLDLFTGNYATQLGAGGFGSVYKGKFPNGVPVAVKVFRCHLDNSVKEQFMAEVGTMGRTYHINLVRLYGFCFDAAVRALVYEYMEKGSLDKYLYDKDQKLNWETLHEVATGTAKGIRYLHEECQQKIIHYDIKPGNILLDSNFNPKVADFGLAKLMNRVASHVTLTGNRGTPGYMAPEIWMNLPVTHKCDVYSFGMLLFDVVGRKWNRGAATGSGTESLRWFPKFVYQKFEGGALGEIISSCEIEEDNREEAERMCKVALWCVQMNADARPPMSKVVKMLEGEMEIVPVPMNDPFPYLNGAGPEFDVWNDGGTTTGSSLSNYSATTPIMRKYEIGIETH, from the exons CATGTCCGATTCCAGTGGCGACGGATCCGCAGCCACAGCG TACTATCATCGGTGATCAGCATCGTCttcttcgtcgtcgtcgtcgtgcTAATCTGCAAGTGCATCAGCAAGCTTGGCTCACCGGTGATCAACGTCAACGCAGCAATCCCGGTGGCATCGTCGACGACTCCATCCTATCCTACGATTACCAACGagaaaattttgaataaaacGGTGGAGGATTTCCTGAATGAAATAGCCGGAGAGAAGCCCATCAGATTCACTTCTCAGCAGCTCGATCTCTTCACCGGCAATTACGCCACCCAACTGGGGGCCGGCGGATTCGGATCAGTGTACAAAGGCAAATTTCCCAACGGCGTGCCCGTGGCGGTCAAGGTCTTCCGCTGCCATTTGGACAATAGCGTCAAGGAGCAGTTCATGGCGGAAGTGGGCACGATGGGGAGAACCTACCACATCAATCTCGTCCGCCTCTACGGCTTCTGCTTCGACGCCGCCGTGAGAGCACTCGTGTACGAGTACATGGAGAAAGGTTCCCTAGACAAATACTTGTacgacaaggaccaaaagctgaATTGGGAGACGCTGCACGAGGTAGCCACCGGCACGGCCAAGGGAATCAGGTACCTGCACGAGGAGTGCCAACAGAAGATCATTCACTACGATATTAAGCCAGGGAACATTCTCCTCGACTCCAATTTCAATCCCAAAGTGGCCGATTTCGGACTAGCCAAGCTGATGAACAGGGTGGCCAGCCACGTCACCTTGACCGGAAACAGGGGTACGCCCGGCTACATGGCGCCGGAGATATGGATGAATTTGCCGGTGACGCACAAGTGCGACGTGTACAGTTTTGGGATGCTGTTGTTTGACGTAGTAGGGAGGAAGTGGAACCGCGGTGCTGCCACCGGCAGCGGCACTGAGAGCCTGCGGTGGTTTCCCAAGTTCGTGTATCAGAAATTCGAGGGCGGCGCGTTGGGGGAGATCATATCCAGCTGTGAGATCGAGGAAGACAACAGAGAGGAGGCGGAGAGGATGTGCAAGGTGGCTTTGTGGTGCGTGCAGATGAACGCGGACGCGAGGCCTCCGATGAGCAAGGTGGTGAAGATGTTGGAAGGGGAGATGGAGATCGTTCCGGTGCCCATGAATGATCCATTTCCCTATTTGAACGGAGCAGGTCCGGAATTTGATGTGTGGAACGATGGCGGCACCACCACCGGCTCGTCGTTGAGCAATTACAGTGCGACTACGCCCATCATGCGCAAATATGAGATCGGAATCGAAACTCACTAG